The Sediminispirochaeta smaragdinae DSM 11293 genome has a segment encoding these proteins:
- the yqeB gene encoding selenium-dependent molybdenum cofactor biosynthesis protein YqeB, with protein MNLFEKAAQLSAEHTPFAVATIVSSSGSTPRSKAKMIVLSNGKSFGTIGGGPVEGIVIEEALQCIRFDRSTLLEYALDKGDKGDKGDKVESITMECGGSLKVFIECVNPGPRLVLVGGGHVSLEIAKVAAELGFRVEVVEERAEFCSAERFPMAAKLYLENNLEEAMASLPSDPSSFIIIATNSSDERALRYFVGKSFIYLGMLGSRRKVRLLMDKLADEGVPQAQLAGIRAPIGLDIGAETPQEIAISIAAELLAVRSGHTGVPLSGDHPKRVVVRGGGDIATGTICRLFRSGFEVVVLEIKHPTVIRRSVAFAQAMFDGTMVVEGIIACRVESFEEIEAVLTEGKIPVIADPEGSLIPALRPAAVVDAILAKKNLGTHKKMAPAVIGLGPGFSAGDDVDAVIETNRGHHLGSVILHGQAQANTNVPGNISGVSAKRVIRAPVAGIIEELCALGDIVRSGDPVMAIRGKDGQKDIVTAPIDGMVRGLIKGGSEVTKEFKIGDVDPRGEKADFTTVSDKARAVAGGVLEAILMLLARRKKIV; from the coding sequence ATGAACCTTTTTGAAAAAGCCGCACAGCTGTCGGCAGAGCACACTCCCTTTGCCGTTGCCACTATTGTATCGTCATCAGGCTCTACCCCCCGAAGCAAGGCGAAAATGATTGTCCTAAGCAATGGCAAGAGTTTCGGAACAATTGGTGGAGGCCCTGTAGAGGGGATAGTGATTGAGGAGGCCTTGCAATGTATCCGCTTCGATCGCTCCACGCTTCTTGAATATGCCCTTGACAAGGGTGACAAGGGTGACAAGGGTGACAAGGTCGAAAGCATAACCATGGAATGCGGCGGATCCTTAAAGGTTTTTATAGAATGCGTCAATCCGGGTCCCAGGCTCGTTCTTGTAGGAGGGGGACACGTAAGTCTTGAGATTGCAAAGGTAGCGGCGGAACTTGGTTTTCGTGTTGAGGTGGTGGAGGAGCGAGCCGAATTCTGTTCCGCAGAACGATTTCCCATGGCAGCAAAGCTATATCTCGAAAACAATCTCGAAGAGGCAATGGCCTCGCTTCCCTCCGATCCCTCCTCTTTTATTATCATTGCGACCAACAGCAGCGATGAGCGGGCCCTCCGTTACTTTGTTGGTAAATCGTTTATCTATCTCGGTATGCTCGGCAGCCGTCGAAAGGTTCGCCTGCTTATGGATAAATTGGCCGACGAAGGCGTGCCTCAGGCACAACTCGCCGGGATACGGGCTCCCATCGGTTTGGATATTGGAGCGGAAACACCACAGGAGATTGCAATATCGATAGCGGCGGAATTGCTTGCCGTTCGAAGCGGGCATACGGGAGTGCCGCTTTCGGGAGACCACCCCAAGCGTGTGGTGGTAAGGGGAGGAGGAGACATCGCCACCGGCACCATTTGCCGGCTTTTCAGGTCGGGCTTCGAGGTGGTCGTACTCGAGATTAAGCATCCGACGGTGATACGGCGTAGCGTTGCCTTCGCTCAAGCGATGTTCGACGGAACCATGGTGGTGGAAGGGATCATCGCCTGTCGTGTCGAAAGCTTTGAAGAAATTGAGGCGGTGCTTACCGAAGGTAAGATCCCCGTCATTGCCGACCCGGAAGGATCACTTATTCCGGCGCTCCGTCCGGCTGCCGTTGTCGACGCCATCCTTGCCAAGAAGAATCTCGGAACACATAAGAAGATGGCACCTGCGGTCATAGGACTGGGACCCGGATTTTCCGCAGGTGACGATGTTGATGCGGTAATAGAAACAAATCGGGGACATCACCTCGGGAGTGTCATCCTCCACGGCCAGGCACAGGCCAATACCAATGTTCCGGGAAACATCTCAGGGGTTTCTGCAAAGCGTGTCATCAGAGCCCCGGTAGCCGGTATCATTGAGGAACTTTGCGCCCTTGGCGATATTGTACGCAGCGGAGATCCTGTCATGGCCATCAGAGGAAAAGATGGGCAGAAGGATATCGTTACGGCTCCGATCGATGGCATGGTCAGGGGCTTAATCAAGGGAGGAAGCGAGGTTACCAAAGAGTTTAAAATCGGGGATGTCGATCCCCGGGGAGAAAAAGCGGACTTCACCACCGTAAGTGACAAGGCCCGTGCCGTAGCCGGCGGGGTCCTTGAGGCAATCTTGATGCTTTTGGCACGGAGGAAAAAAATAGTATGA
- a CDS encoding FecCD family ABC transporter permease: protein MVKLLCALGLVCLLSLLAGRYPSAGFTAPSTFIHDRLARNLLLSLRLPRLIAALLLGLALGAGGTVFQMLFSNPLVEPGFLGVSQGAAFGAAAAIVLGGTAAWLIQISAACFAFVGLGASYLLARHFRFGGWTLRLVLAGITVSALFSAGVGILKYTADPMSQLPEITFWLLGGLWSVGWKEVLSVLPVVLLAALLLFAHRWRLNLLSMDDRTAFSFGIAPVRERLILLAAATAATAAVISISGMISWVGLIVPHMARKLFSANSRWSLPGAMMLGACFTIVCDTLARTLLAGEIPLGVLTSFIGACFFIILLTKKSTKRGR, encoded by the coding sequence ATGGTAAAGCTACTGTGTGCTTTAGGGTTAGTGTGTCTATTGTCCCTTTTGGCAGGCAGGTACCCGTCCGCCGGTTTTACCGCTCCTTCGACATTTATTCATGACCGGCTTGCTCGGAACCTACTTCTCTCTTTACGGCTGCCGCGGCTTATTGCAGCCCTTTTGCTCGGGCTCGCCCTGGGAGCCGGAGGCACGGTTTTTCAGATGCTCTTCTCAAATCCCCTGGTGGAGCCGGGATTTCTCGGTGTGAGTCAGGGCGCCGCCTTCGGGGCTGCTGCGGCCATCGTACTTGGCGGAACGGCAGCCTGGTTGATACAGATATCGGCGGCATGCTTCGCCTTTGTCGGCCTCGGGGCAAGCTATCTTCTTGCACGCCATTTCCGCTTCGGAGGCTGGACCCTTCGTCTTGTCCTGGCGGGTATAACGGTTTCGGCCCTTTTCTCCGCAGGGGTTGGAATACTCAAATACACCGCAGACCCCATGAGCCAATTGCCGGAGATCACCTTCTGGCTTCTCGGTGGCCTCTGGAGTGTCGGCTGGAAAGAGGTTCTTTCGGTGCTTCCTGTGGTTCTTCTCGCAGCACTTCTTCTTTTTGCCCATCGATGGCGCCTTAATCTTCTTTCGATGGACGACAGAACCGCTTTTTCCTTTGGAATCGCACCGGTACGCGAACGGCTTATTCTCCTTGCCGCAGCAACGGCGGCAACGGCAGCGGTCATCTCCATCAGCGGTATGATCAGCTGGGTCGGTCTGATCGTCCCCCATATGGCGCGAAAGCTCTTCTCCGCCAATTCCAGATGGTCGCTGCCCGGTGCAATGATGCTCGGTGCCTGCTTCACCATCGTCTGCGATACCCTTGCGAGAACCCTCCTTGCCGGGGAAATTCCCCTGGGAGTGCTCACCAGCTTCATAGGAGCCTGTTTTTTCATTATCCTCCTTACGAAAAAAAGCACAAAGCGAGGCCGGTGA
- a CDS encoding ABC transporter ATP-binding protein, with protein MMILEARDINFRYHPEARPVLSDLSMGVEKGSITAILGPNGAGKSTLLDLCLGWKQPSRGSMLLQGRPIGSYSRREAGQLISLVPQDERISFGYSVIEYALLGRAPYLEQLEMPGIKDRAIAEHALEKTGIAKLKQRPVTSLSGGEYQLLMIARALSQEPSIMLLDEPTSKLDLANQRRVSTILASLAQSGVTILFTTHHPALAAAIATHLVLLKEGLLLEAGPTEKILTGRNLSRLYDVPIHVRSVEGKPVIIQE; from the coding sequence ATGATGATTCTTGAGGCAAGAGATATTAATTTTCGCTATCACCCGGAAGCACGGCCCGTTCTCTCGGACCTTTCCATGGGAGTGGAGAAAGGGAGCATTACCGCGATCCTCGGTCCGAACGGTGCGGGAAAGAGTACCCTACTCGATCTCTGCCTCGGCTGGAAGCAGCCTTCCCGCGGTTCAATGCTGCTTCAAGGCAGGCCTATCGGCTCCTATTCCCGAAGAGAAGCGGGACAATTGATAAGTCTCGTTCCGCAGGATGAGCGAATTTCCTTCGGTTATTCGGTAATCGAATACGCACTGCTCGGTAGAGCCCCCTATCTGGAACAGCTGGAAATGCCCGGTATCAAAGACAGAGCGATTGCCGAGCATGCCCTTGAAAAGACAGGAATCGCAAAGCTGAAGCAGCGGCCTGTTACGAGTCTTTCCGGCGGCGAATATCAATTGTTAATGATAGCCAGAGCCCTTAGCCAGGAGCCTTCGATCATGCTCCTCGACGAACCGACCAGTAAGCTTGATCTTGCAAACCAGAGGCGGGTTTCGACCATTCTCGCATCACTTGCGCAGTCAGGAGTGACGATCCTCTTCACCACCCATCACCCTGCCTTGGCTGCGGCCATCGCCACCCACCTGGTGCTTCTCAAGGAGGGGCTGCTTCTGGAAGCAGGGCCAACCGAGAAGATACTAACGGGAAGAAACCTCTCCCGCCTGTACGATGTCCCTATCCATGTCCGTTCGGTGGAAGGAAAACCGGTCATCATCCAGGAGTAG
- the ade gene encoding adenine deaminase: MDNLKQRIDIAAGRKQASLVIRNGIVVDLFGHGLVHGSVAIEGGTIIGIGDYRGLHEIDAAGRYILPGFIDSHVHIESSLSTPAQFASAVLPRGTTTVVADPHEIANVCGLDGIRYMLKASRNLPVDIYFMLPSCVPATGFEHSGAVLGAKELERLIDEECVLGLGELMDYPSLIAGSEPVLKKVMLAKSRHKFVDGHSPMVSGNDLTAYAVAGVRTDHECSTVQEMNDRLSRGMYVLLREGSAARNVEALIKGVTPENSRRCLFCTDDRQPEDILTAGHIDNHLRIAVRNGIDPITAVTMASLNAAECYRLDGKGAVAPGYDADLVFVEDLKDFAVSTVLVGGNVVARDGRSLFELPKEIDASSVTDTVHVKPFGVEAFHLKLDSSRARVIQVAEASLVTEAVEREVERDDAGYFRPLPGGDIVKLAVIERHNATGNIGLALLENYGIKGGAVASTIAHDSHNIIVAGDGDEDMYTAVRELIRVGGGITIVAGGNVMGTLELPIAGLMSDRSAAEINAKLSRMLDVARTKLGINPGLDPFMTLSFLALPVIPKLKLTDMGLFDVEHFTFTGNSVP; encoded by the coding sequence ATGGATAACTTGAAACAGCGGATAGATATTGCGGCCGGGAGGAAGCAGGCCTCATTGGTTATACGAAACGGCATCGTGGTTGATCTCTTTGGTCACGGCCTGGTTCATGGCAGTGTGGCCATTGAAGGGGGAACGATCATCGGCATCGGTGATTATAGGGGGCTTCATGAGATCGATGCCGCCGGCCGTTATATCCTTCCCGGCTTCATCGACAGTCATGTTCATATCGAATCGTCCCTTTCCACACCGGCCCAGTTTGCCTCTGCCGTTTTGCCCAGAGGTACCACTACCGTGGTTGCCGATCCCCATGAGATCGCCAATGTCTGTGGACTCGACGGTATACGGTATATGCTGAAGGCAAGCAGGAACCTTCCTGTTGACATCTATTTTATGCTCCCGTCCTGCGTTCCCGCTACCGGATTCGAGCATTCTGGTGCCGTTTTGGGTGCAAAGGAGTTGGAACGTCTCATCGATGAGGAGTGTGTGCTTGGTCTTGGAGAGCTTATGGATTATCCTTCTCTCATCGCCGGTTCCGAACCGGTGCTGAAAAAGGTGATGCTTGCCAAAAGCCGCCATAAATTTGTCGACGGTCACAGTCCCATGGTTTCGGGAAATGATCTTACCGCCTATGCGGTTGCAGGGGTTCGCACCGATCATGAATGCTCTACGGTCCAGGAGATGAACGATCGCTTGAGCCGCGGCATGTATGTTTTGCTGCGGGAGGGCTCTGCCGCCCGAAATGTGGAAGCCCTCATTAAGGGAGTGACCCCCGAAAATAGCCGCCGTTGTCTCTTTTGCACCGACGACCGCCAGCCGGAAGATATCCTGACCGCGGGCCACATCGACAATCATCTGAGGATAGCGGTCAGAAACGGAATCGATCCCATTACCGCAGTAACGATGGCAAGCCTCAATGCCGCCGAATGTTACCGGCTCGACGGAAAGGGTGCAGTGGCCCCCGGCTACGATGCGGATCTTGTTTTCGTTGAAGATCTGAAGGATTTTGCGGTATCCACGGTTTTGGTTGGCGGAAATGTGGTGGCAAGGGATGGACGCTCGCTTTTTGAGCTTCCGAAGGAGATTGATGCCTCTTCTGTTACCGACACGGTTCACGTCAAACCCTTTGGCGTCGAGGCCTTTCACCTGAAACTCGACTCCTCGCGTGCCAGAGTCATTCAGGTCGCCGAAGCCTCCCTTGTCACAGAAGCGGTCGAACGGGAGGTCGAACGGGATGATGCCGGCTATTTTCGCCCTCTTCCGGGAGGGGATATCGTAAAATTGGCGGTAATTGAACGCCATAACGCGACAGGCAATATCGGCCTTGCGCTTTTGGAGAATTACGGAATCAAGGGAGGCGCCGTGGCGTCGACCATAGCCCATGACAGCCACAATATCATCGTTGCAGGGGATGGAGACGAGGATATGTATACGGCGGTCCGTGAGTTGATCCGTGTGGGGGGAGGAATCACCATTGTGGCAGGTGGAAACGTCATGGGGACCCTGGAGTTACCCATTGCCGGATTGATGAGTGATCGAAGTGCTGCTGAAATCAACGCCAAACTTAGCCGAATGCTCGATGTTGCCAGGACTAAGCTTGGTATCAATCCGGGGCTCGATCCATTTATGACCCTGAGCTTTCTCGCCTTGCCGGTAATCCCAAAATTGAAACTGACCGATATGGGGCTTTTTGATGTCGAGCACTTCACCTTTACCGGTAATTCCGTGCCTTGA
- a CDS encoding ABC transporter substrate-binding protein, with product MSAQRKRLCSLLFLFSAIFSLWASGSQEAQQGITVTDSIGNHVVLPAPPERIVVAGKSTLITADTLFLFPEARGKVIGLGKTNQGLGDFFPYLDPNIGEITRIGHEVGPEQVIALKPDLFIVKDFVYEKLGAPVAKLGVPTIALSLETPSQYIDDIMIVGRIFGDTKRAEAINAYYADFLDRINKKVGKIPEQNKPSVLLLYYSNKGGETAFNISPVSWIQTAQVEKAGGKAVWKESNKGGGWKTVNFEQIAAWDPDYIFITSFNSDSSDFLPGILADTTWQQLRAAKAGRVKAVPSDFHSWAQPDTRWILCIGWMAKTLYPEEFSDMKISDEVIRFYNELYHLDRSVIEEVVLPRLEGEIAD from the coding sequence ATGAGTGCGCAACGAAAAAGATTATGTTCCCTTCTTTTTCTCTTTTCAGCAATCTTTTCGCTCTGGGCCTCCGGTTCACAGGAAGCCCAGCAGGGTATCACCGTCACCGACTCAATCGGAAACCACGTTGTACTCCCCGCCCCTCCGGAACGGATCGTCGTCGCAGGAAAATCGACGCTTATAACCGCCGATACCCTCTTCCTCTTTCCCGAGGCAAGGGGAAAGGTCATTGGACTGGGAAAAACAAACCAAGGGCTGGGAGATTTTTTCCCCTATCTTGATCCCAACATCGGGGAGATAACCCGAATCGGCCATGAGGTCGGGCCGGAACAGGTTATTGCCCTTAAACCGGATCTCTTTATCGTAAAAGATTTTGTATATGAAAAACTTGGTGCACCGGTGGCAAAGTTAGGGGTTCCGACCATAGCGCTATCTCTTGAAACGCCAAGCCAGTATATCGACGACATCATGATTGTCGGGCGTATCTTCGGAGATACAAAACGGGCAGAAGCGATCAACGCCTATTATGCCGATTTTCTCGACAGAATAAACAAAAAAGTCGGGAAGATCCCTGAACAGAATAAACCATCGGTACTCCTGCTCTATTACTCCAATAAGGGAGGAGAGACCGCCTTTAACATCTCACCGGTAAGCTGGATACAGACTGCTCAGGTTGAAAAGGCAGGGGGCAAGGCCGTCTGGAAGGAAAGCAACAAAGGCGGTGGATGGAAAACAGTCAATTTTGAACAGATAGCGGCCTGGGATCCTGACTATATTTTCATTACCAGCTTCAACAGTGACAGTAGTGATTTCCTTCCCGGAATACTTGCAGATACGACGTGGCAGCAATTGCGGGCGGCAAAGGCAGGCAGGGTGAAGGCCGTCCCTTCCGATTTTCACAGCTGGGCCCAGCCTGATACCCGTTGGATACTCTGTATCGGCTGGATGGCAAAAACCCTCTATCCCGAAGAATTTTCGGATATGAAGATAAGCGATGAGGTGATCCGCTTTTATAATGAACTGTATCATCTGGACCGATCGGTGATTGAGGAAGTTGTCCTTCCCAGGCTCGAAGGAGAGATAGCTGACTAA
- the yqeC gene encoding selenium cofactor biosynthesis protein YqeC, with translation MLFDKIEQASPPHPPVIALAGGGGKSTTLYRLAESAARRGKNVLITTTTKMFDPRIDPTARFHRCFIGETVVPPSSEGGSITFAADAELPELRKVKGYERDRIGEFRRDYDLIIVEADGAKRLPLKAPGSQEPQIPACTTHIIAVIGLDSYEAPMDENHVHRPECFASLTGCRPECPVTAEHYYRLATHSEGAFKSAPPHARRFLLFNKLDVLNKDRAIHLKESLERLFLRSEGGEKGIEVLLGSMMAKDERAQIMDCLRK, from the coding sequence ATGTTGTTTGACAAGATAGAACAAGCATCCCCTCCCCATCCTCCGGTCATCGCCCTCGCCGGAGGAGGAGGAAAGAGTACGACCCTCTATCGCCTTGCCGAATCTGCAGCACGCAGGGGAAAGAATGTGCTGATCACTACCACCACCAAAATGTTCGATCCGCGTATAGACCCTACCGCTCGTTTCCATCGTTGTTTCATAGGGGAAACGGTTGTCCCACCCTCTTCCGAGGGCGGATCCATAACCTTTGCCGCCGACGCTGAACTTCCGGAACTCAGGAAGGTCAAGGGATACGAACGGGACCGTATCGGTGAATTCCGCCGGGATTACGATCTGATCATTGTAGAGGCTGATGGGGCAAAGCGCCTTCCCCTCAAGGCACCGGGATCCCAGGAGCCGCAGATACCGGCCTGTACCACCCACATCATTGCGGTCATCGGGCTCGACAGTTACGAAGCCCCCATGGATGAAAACCATGTTCACCGTCCGGAATGTTTCGCATCTCTTACGGGCTGCCGCCCGGAATGTCCGGTTACGGCGGAACACTACTATCGTCTTGCCACCCATTCCGAGGGCGCTTTTAAGTCGGCTCCTCCTCATGCACGGCGTTTTCTCCTTTTTAACAAGCTGGATGTGCTGAATAAAGATCGTGCTATCCATCTTAAAGAGAGCCTTGAAAGGCTTTTTCTGCGCTCCGAAGGGGGAGAAAAAGGGATAGAGGTTCTCTTGGGATCAATGATGGCGAAGGACGAAAGGGCACAGATAATGGACTGCTTGAGAAAATAA
- a CDS encoding response regulator gives MNNDEVLPHVLVVDDEAINRLLLVTALKKRGYLPEEAANGKDALEKVEQKPPDLILLDVMMPDLTGFGVCRSLKERKETADIPVILVTALHSREDIEEGIKAGADEFISKPVNINELMVRVRTLLKIRELNAHVASSGLLSSTGEGAAPDFSDSTELSCAEADHLIASVIEAHLAVGPEDYHRPHAVFVSLSAGSYECGGKLFFRTEGDIEEEDIDAELDIERMQSLGVWQEGMLMSNWQETSPSPEAYTRFFPEKLVEKLGTIRNFILYYVNDSQRILFLNFHRSLKLFDLTWYRHLGFYIYLLLLVFEKMGKKEDEYLNLVRELGKITEVKEGSEGKHKRIQKICALLCNRLDCSSGYTTTLLDAVQLYDVSKLMIDQSILSKDGPLSGTEWALVRKAPVLASWVFHELPRLSTAREIAANLYERYDGTGYPLGRKGREIPFAARLVRVADIYESLRSRRSFRRPFSHDEAIALLREGDDRLSPDHFDPEILRLFLSLEEEVQTIYGDIPKAT, from the coding sequence GTGAATAATGATGAAGTTTTACCGCATGTCCTCGTCGTTGATGACGAGGCCATAAATCGCCTCCTCCTTGTTACAGCCCTAAAAAAGCGGGGGTATCTACCGGAAGAGGCGGCCAATGGTAAAGATGCTTTAGAAAAAGTAGAGCAAAAGCCCCCTGATCTTATTCTGCTTGACGTGATGATGCCCGATTTAACCGGGTTTGGTGTCTGCCGCAGCCTTAAAGAACGTAAAGAGACTGCGGATATCCCTGTGATTCTTGTCACGGCCCTTCATAGTCGTGAGGATATCGAGGAGGGGATAAAGGCAGGGGCCGATGAATTCATCTCCAAACCGGTCAACATCAATGAACTAATGGTCCGCGTCAGAACCCTGCTGAAGATACGTGAACTCAATGCCCATGTTGCCTCCAGCGGACTTTTGTCTTCCACCGGTGAGGGAGCCGCTCCGGACTTCTCGGATTCGACGGAATTGAGTTGTGCCGAGGCCGATCATCTTATTGCGAGTGTTATTGAGGCTCATCTGGCTGTCGGCCCCGAGGATTATCACAGGCCGCACGCAGTGTTTGTCTCCCTTAGTGCCGGGAGCTATGAATGCGGGGGAAAGCTGTTTTTTAGAACGGAAGGGGACATCGAGGAAGAAGATATTGATGCCGAACTTGATATAGAGCGGATGCAGTCCCTCGGGGTGTGGCAAGAGGGGATGTTGATGTCGAACTGGCAGGAAACCTCTCCCTCGCCGGAAGCGTATACAAGGTTTTTTCCTGAAAAACTTGTAGAAAAGCTTGGGACGATACGGAATTTTATCCTCTATTATGTTAATGATTCCCAGCGTATTCTCTTTCTGAACTTTCATCGTAGTCTTAAACTGTTTGATCTTACCTGGTACCGTCATCTCGGGTTTTATATTTATTTATTACTGCTTGTCTTTGAAAAGATGGGCAAAAAAGAAGATGAATATCTCAATCTTGTACGTGAGCTGGGAAAGATAACTGAGGTAAAAGAGGGATCGGAAGGGAAGCATAAACGTATTCAAAAAATCTGCGCTTTGCTTTGCAATAGACTCGATTGCTCTTCCGGTTATACAACGACACTCCTTGATGCCGTGCAACTCTACGATGTCAGTAAGCTGATGATAGATCAATCCATACTCAGCAAAGACGGACCTCTCTCGGGTACCGAATGGGCGCTTGTTCGTAAGGCCCCTGTTTTGGCTTCCTGGGTATTTCACGAATTGCCTCGTCTTTCCACGGCGAGAGAGATTGCCGCAAATTTGTACGAGCGGTACGACGGAACAGGATATCCTCTTGGTCGAAAGGGCCGGGAAATTCCTTTTGCGGCGCGATTGGTACGGGTGGCCGATATTTATGAAAGTTTGCGTTCGCGGCGCAGTTTTCGCAGGCCGTTTTCCCACGACGAAGCCATCGCTTTATTGCGCGAGGGTGATGATCGCCTTTCGCCTGATCATTTCGATCCGGAAATTCTCAGGCTCTTTCTCTCGCTGGAAGAAGAGGTTCAGACCATTTACGGCGATATCCCGAAAGCGACCTGA
- the yedF gene encoding sulfurtransferase-like selenium metabolism protein YedF codes for MSEEKKHVVDARGLPCPQPVIRTKKALGEGNFDTLEVIVDNSAAVTNVTRYAEHAGYKVIGTEEQEGAFTISIAGGAEVSQESEAAAFNQAIASCPVTQSGGTAGKTVFISKDTVGEGDRELGRLLMSAFLFALTELDQMPKRLVFMNSGVKLTIESAKELGDLKKLEAAGIEILACGTCLDYYGLKDKLAVGMVSNMYDIATALLEGDTVTV; via the coding sequence ATGTCTGAAGAGAAAAAGCACGTAGTAGACGCCAGAGGGCTCCCCTGCCCTCAGCCTGTTATTCGCACCAAGAAGGCCCTTGGTGAGGGAAATTTCGATACACTCGAAGTGATTGTCGATAATAGTGCAGCGGTTACCAATGTTACGCGTTACGCCGAGCATGCCGGCTACAAGGTGATCGGTACCGAGGAACAGGAGGGTGCCTTTACCATCTCCATAGCAGGAGGCGCCGAGGTTTCTCAGGAAAGCGAGGCGGCAGCCTTCAACCAAGCCATCGCAAGCTGTCCGGTGACTCAATCCGGAGGGACGGCGGGAAAAACCGTTTTTATTTCCAAAGATACCGTAGGAGAAGGAGATCGGGAACTCGGACGATTGCTGATGAGCGCCTTTCTTTTCGCCCTTACCGAACTCGATCAGATGCCCAAACGGCTTGTTTTTATGAACAGCGGCGTTAAGTTGACCATAGAATCGGCAAAGGAGCTTGGCGACCTGAAGAAATTGGAAGCGGCAGGCATTGAGATTCTCGCCTGTGGGACATGCCTAGACTATTACGGATTGAAGGATAAACTTGCTGTCGGTATGGTCTCGAACATGTACGATATCGCTACTGCCCTTCTCGAAGGGGATACCGTTACGGTATAG
- the selD gene encoding selenide, water dikinase SelD, which produces MKDEAIKLTGFTRFSGCGAKLGPGLLDKALCGLSQPKNPAVLSDFSAAEDAGVYKIDEHMALVQTVDFFPPIVDDPFTFGRIAAANALSDVFAMGGTPLTALTILCYPKDKIPLEHLRSMMEGGISALTEASCSLVGGHSVDDPELKLGFSITGRVEPQKVWRNNTLRKGDALIFSKALGTGLINTALRAELASEEAIEAASRQMATLNLSAMEILKTADLSACTDVTGFGLLGHAAEMVSGSACGLTIKSGSLKLLPDVMEYASMGLVPEGTYRNKEFRLPFIANAETIDPVLLDLLFDPQTSGGLLAAVSPRDAERCVEAMNEQGLSAALIGSVEGPSEKITIA; this is translated from the coding sequence ATGAAAGATGAAGCAATAAAACTGACCGGTTTCACCCGTTTCTCTGGTTGCGGGGCAAAATTAGGGCCGGGACTACTCGATAAGGCATTATGCGGCCTTTCTCAACCCAAAAATCCGGCGGTTTTGAGTGATTTTTCCGCTGCGGAAGATGCGGGGGTCTATAAAATCGACGAGCATATGGCATTGGTCCAAACCGTCGACTTTTTTCCTCCCATCGTCGATGATCCCTTCACCTTCGGGAGGATAGCAGCAGCCAACGCCCTCTCCGATGTCTTTGCCATGGGAGGAACACCACTCACGGCACTCACCATCCTCTGCTACCCTAAGGATAAGATTCCCCTCGAACATCTGCGCAGTATGATGGAGGGAGGAATCTCCGCGCTCACAGAGGCATCCTGCTCCCTGGTCGGAGGACACAGTGTCGACGACCCGGAGCTGAAGCTGGGCTTTTCCATCACCGGCAGGGTGGAGCCGCAGAAGGTATGGAGAAACAACACCCTCAGAAAGGGGGATGCCCTCATATTTTCAAAGGCCCTCGGAACGGGGCTGATCAACACGGCGCTTAGAGCGGAGCTGGCCAGCGAGGAGGCAATAGAGGCCGCCTCCCGGCAGATGGCTACCCTCAACCTTTCCGCAATGGAAATTCTGAAAACCGCCGATCTATCCGCATGTACCGATGTGACGGGTTTCGGTCTCCTTGGACATGCCGCAGAGATGGTCTCAGGTTCCGCCTGTGGGCTTACGATCAAGAGCGGCAGCCTTAAGCTCCTTCCCGATGTCATGGAATATGCATCCATGGGTCTTGTCCCCGAGGGAACCTACCGGAACAAGGAGTTCAGATTGCCTTTTATCGCCAATGCGGAAACGATTGATCCGGTTCTCCTTGACCTTCTTTTTGATCCGCAAACCTCGGGAGGCCTCCTGGCGGCCGTTTCCCCACGGGATGCGGAAAGATGTGTCGAAGCAATGAATGAACAAGGACTATCCGCGGCTCTCATAGGCAGTGTCGAAGGTCCTTCCGAGAAAATCACCATAGCATAG